The genome window CTCGGCCTTGCTCTTGAAGGTGCCGACGCGGACGCGGTAGTTCGTCTGGCCGTCGCTCGCGACGGCGGGCGCGATGTAGGCGTCGAAGCCTGCCTCCCTGAGCTGCCTGTGGACCGAGGCCGCCTGCCCCTGCGTCTTGAAGGCCGCGACCTGCACTGACCAGAGGCCGGACCAGAGGCCGGCCGCGTCCGCCTGCGCCCGCGGGGGCGCCGCCTCGGCCTCCGGCGCCGCGGGCTTCTCGACGAAGGTTTCCCCGCGACTCGTGTACGGATAGGGCGGCGGTGGCGGCTCGGCACGCACGGGCTCAGGAGCGAACTGGACCTTGGCCTCGGGATGCTGCGAAGCGTCGGCAGAGCCGCGGCCCAGCGGCGCGGTGAGCGTCTGGTAGAAGGTGAGCTTCTGGTCGACTTGGGTCGGCGGCTCGACGGCGGCGGCCGACAGGCCGCCCCGCTTGCCGGGCGGCACGGTCTTCCTCGCGACGCTGTCAGCGCTGGCCGCGGCGGCAGGGCGGCTCCACTGGCGTCCCACGAGCACGCCAAGCGTGAACGTCAGCCCCATGATGACGGCGCCCGCGGTGAAAAGGGCGATCCACTGGAGTGAACCGGGCCCGCTCTTCACGCGGCCTCGCGGTGACGCCGGGCGGGCGGGACTCACATGGCCTCCGGAGCCGAGACGCCCAAAAGGCCGAGGCCGTTGCGCACCACCTGCCCCACGGCGGCAGACAGGCCGAGGCGCGCGAGCGTCAGTGCCCTCTCCTCAGTGATCACGCGATGGGATTTGTAGTACGGGTGGTAGAGGCCCGCGATCTCGCTCAAGTAATAGGCGATGCGATGGGGCTCGCGGGCGCGCGCCGCTCCCGCCACGGTTCCCGGGTACTGGAGGAGGCGTTTGATCAGGCTCTGCTCCACCGGCAGCCTCAGCGGCCGGAAGTCGACCTCGTCCCACGGGGGCAGCGGAACCCTCTGCTCCGCGGCCATCCGGAACAGGCTCGCGACGCGCGCATGCGCGTACTGGACGTAGAAGACCGGGTTGTCGGCGGACTGCCGCGTCGCCACGGCCAGGTCGAAGTCGAGCGGGCTGTCGTGCCGGCGCGTGAGGAAGGTGAAGCGCGCGGCGTCCGTGCCGACCTCTTCGATCAGCTCCTCCATCAACACGAACTCGCCGCGCCGCTTCGACATACGCACGGGCTGGCCGTCGCGGAGCAGGGTGACGAGCTGGACGATCAGCACCTCGAAGCACTCGGGAGCGTGCCCGAGGGCCTGCATGGCCCCCTTCATCCGGGCGACGTGGCCGTGGTGGTCGGGTCCCAGAAAGTCGATGACGACGTCGGCGCGAGCCTCCTTGAACTTCAGGAAGTGATGAAAGCCGATGTCCACGGCGAAGTACGTCAGCTCGCCGTCCGACTTCCGCAGCACGCGGTCCTTGTCGTCGCCGAAGGCCGTCGAGCGGAACCAGAGCGCCCCGTCCTCCTCGAAGGTGTGGCCGGCCGCCGCGAGCGCCGCGATGGCCTTGTCCGCCAGATTCGGGCGCCGCACGTCATCCTGCTCATGCGTCCAGCTGTCGAACTTCGTCCCGTAGGCTTCGAGGACTTGGCGCTGGCGCGCCACAAGGGCCGCGACGGCCTTGCGTCCGAGCAGCTCCACGCGCTCGGCCTCCGGCGTCTTTACCATGGCGCGCGTGCCCTCGGCATCCGCCGCCATCCAGTCCTT of Candidatus Methylomirabilota bacterium contains these proteins:
- the argS gene encoding arginine--tRNA ligase gives rise to the protein MHDTITDHLATALREALTGAGLPVPDDIVWDVPREEAHGDYATNVAMTLARSAKKAPRQIAEAIASHFPKRGLVDRLEIAGPGFLNVFLAPDWCAESLKGILAAGDTYGTSAAGRDTRFLLEFVSANPTGPLVIVNARAAAVGDALARILRSQGHDVERQFYVNDAGNQFEALARSVDVRLRQSLGESAELPENSYPGEYLVDLVKDWMAADAEGTRAMVKTPEAERVELLGRKAVAALVARQRQVLEAYGTKFDSWTHEQDDVRRPNLADKAIAALAAAGHTFEEDGALWFRSTAFGDDKDRVLRKSDGELTYFAVDIGFHHFLKFKEARADVVIDFLGPDHHGHVARMKGAMQALGHAPECFEVLIVQLVTLLRDGQPVRMSKRRGEFVLMEELIEEVGTDAARFTFLTRRHDSPLDFDLAVATRQSADNPVFYVQYAHARVASLFRMAAEQRVPLPPWDEVDFRPLRLPVEQSLIKRLLQYPGTVAGAARAREPHRIAYYLSEIAGLYHPYYKSHRVITEERALTLARLGLSAAVGQVVRNGLGLLGVSAPEAM
- a CDS encoding SPOR domain-containing protein, whose amino-acid sequence is MKSGPGSLQWIALFTAGAVIMGLTFTLGVLVGRQWSRPAAAASADSVARKTVPPGKRGGLSAAAVEPPTQVDQKLTFYQTLTAPLGRGSADASQHPEAKVQFAPEPVRAEPPPPPYPYTSRGETFVEKPAAPEAEAAPPRAQADAAGLWSGLWSVQVAAFKTQGQAASVHRQLREAGFDAYIAPAVASDGQTNYRVRVGTFKSKAEAQRMVERVRGERSLAAFVTPR